A stretch of the Arachis stenosperma cultivar V10309 chromosome 6, arast.V10309.gnm1.PFL2, whole genome shotgun sequence genome encodes the following:
- the LOC130934194 gene encoding uncharacterized protein LOC130934194, whose translation MPSNDIDVYLQPLIDELKQLWDGVETYDAKEGNTFKMCAALMWTISDFPGLGNLSGWNMHSGLACPTCNLDAKPHRLKDSKKWCFMGHQRFLNQGHKYRLDRNRFDGQIESRDPPKKLSETNVLRQQSNVHVSFGKSSSVTSKKRRNGQDADEDDSHWKKKSVFFDLPYWEDQMLRHNLDVMHIEKNVCDNVVFPILTDSSKSKDSLKARRDLQCMGIMPELWPGEGGKYPSTIFAMSNSQRDIFLKTLQNVIFPNGYSSNVARCVDLRQRKLSGLKSHDCHILMKQLLPILVKFSLSSPVSNVIANLSSFFRELCGKAINPMQLAELQNHVVQTLCQMEMIFPPSFFTVMVHLTVHLVDEVTLGGPVHYRWMYPIERYLGRLKQYVCNRAQPEGSIAEGYLSEEILTFCSRYLDNIKTRINRPGRVDDEPVDVPHNLGESIFPAISKALGAVSHFELTPMEKHQAHRHVLVNCDAVVPFLDTFREKTKRSMRHQTRSPAKIDSVVHAEFPRWFNAQVLLESTIQSKELKLLACGPMIQARRFGAYNVNGYKF comes from the exons ATGCCAAGTAACGACATAGATGTTTATTTGCAGCCTTTGATAGATGAGTTGAAGCAATTATGGGATGGCGTTGAAACCTACGATGCCAAAGAGGGAAACACTTTCAAGATGTGTGCGGCACTAATGTGGACTATCAGCGACTTTCCAGGATTGGGAAACCTATCTGGCTGGAATATGCACAGTGGGTTAGCCTGTCCTACGTGTAACTTGGATGCTAAGCCACATCGGCTGAAAGACAGTAAAAAATGGTGTTTCATGGGCCATCAACGCTTTTTAAATcagggacacaaatacagacTAGACCGGAATAGATTTGACGGGCAGATCGAAAGTAGAGATCCGCCAAAGAAGTTATCCGAAACAAATGTATTGAGGCAACAGTCTAATGTGCACGTTTCATTTGGAAAGAGTTCAAGTGTGACATCTAAAAAAAGACGCAATGGCCAGGATGCGGATGAAGATGATTCACATTGGAAGAAGAAGAGTGTTTTCTTTGACCTCCCGTACTGGGAGGATCAGATGTTGCGTCATAACCTCGATGTGATGCATATAGAGAAAAACGTGTGTGACAATGTGGTCTTCCCTATCTTAACCGATAGCAGCAAATCAAAGGACAGTCTTAAAGCTCGCAGAGATTTACAATGCATGGGTATAATGCCTGAATTATGGCCGGGGGAAGGTGGTAAATATCCTTCTACAATATTTGCGATGTCAAATTCACAGAGGGATATTTTCCTGAAGACTTTGCAGAATGTGATATTTCCAAATGGTTACTCTAGCAACGTTGCTCGTTGTGTTGATTTACGACAGCGCAAGTTATCTGGGTTGAAAAGTCATGACTGTCATATTCTGATGAAACAATTACTCCCAATTTTGGTAAAGTTTTCACTTTCGAGTCCGGTGTCCAATGTGATTGCAAATTTGTCATCATTTTTTCGAGAACTTTGTGGAAAAGCCATAAATCCTATGCAGCTTGCTGAGCTTCAGAATCATGTTGTGCAAACCTTGTGTCAAATGGAAATGATTTttcctccatccttcttcaccGTCATGGTTCACCTCACCGTGCATCTCGTTGATGAGGTTACTCTTGGTGGACCCGTACATTATAGGTGGATGTATCCAATAGAAAG GTATTTAGGACGTCTGAAGCAATATGTTTGTAATAGAGCACAACCGGAAGGCTCAATTGCAGAAGGCTATTTATCTGAGGAAATCCTGACTTTCTGTTCTAGGTATTTGGATAATATTAAGACTAGAATCAACCGACCAGGGCGAGTTGACGATGAGCCTGTTGACGTTCCTCACAATTTAGGGGAGAGTATCTTCCCAGCTATTAGCAAGGCATTAGGGGCAGTTTCGCATTTCGAACTCACTCCAATGGAAAAACATCAAGCTCATCGTCATGTGCTAGTCAACTGCGATGCCGTAGTTCCGTTCCTTGA TACATTTAGGGAAAAGACAAAGCGAAGCATGCGTCATCAGACAAGGTCCCCAGCTAAGATTGATAGTGTCGTCCATGCAGAATTTCCTCGGTGGTTCAATGCTCAG GTTCTTCTGGAAAGTACTATTCAATCGAAAGAGCTGAAGTTGCTTGCGTGCGGTCCCATGATTCAGGCCAGACGTTTTGGGGCGTATAATGTTAACGGGTACAAGTTTTGA